From a region of the Labrenzia sp. CE80 genome:
- the rpoH gene encoding RNA polymerase sigma factor RpoH, translating into MARNVPMLTAGEGGLSRYLDEIRKFPMLQPQEEFMLAKRYKEHEDPQAAERLVNSHLRLVAKIAMGYRGYGLPIGEVVSEGNVGLMQAVKRFEPDKGFRLATYAMWWIKAAIQEYILRSWSLVKMGTTANQKRLFFNLRRLKGKIQALDEGDLKPDQVNQIATTLGVSEEEVVSMNRRLGGDASLNAPVRAEADAGEWQDWLVDDSESQETMLANQEELDVRRKLLTDAMDVLNDRERRIFEARRLTEDPMTLEDLSGEFGVSRERVRQIEVRAFEKVQKAVRSSAREFERPSA; encoded by the coding sequence ATGGCCCGGAATGTACCGATGTTGACTGCCGGGGAAGGCGGACTGAGCCGCTACCTCGATGAAATTCGCAAGTTTCCAATGCTCCAGCCGCAGGAAGAGTTCATGCTCGCCAAGCGCTACAAGGAGCATGAAGACCCGCAGGCTGCCGAACGCCTGGTGAATTCGCACCTGCGTCTCGTTGCAAAGATTGCCATGGGATATCGCGGCTACGGCCTGCCGATCGGAGAAGTCGTTTCCGAGGGCAACGTCGGTCTGATGCAGGCCGTCAAACGCTTCGAGCCGGACAAGGGCTTCCGCCTGGCCACTTATGCGATGTGGTGGATCAAGGCAGCGATCCAAGAATATATCTTGCGCTCCTGGTCCCTCGTAAAGATGGGCACCACGGCAAATCAGAAACGTCTCTTCTTCAACCTGCGTCGCCTGAAGGGCAAGATCCAGGCTCTGGACGAGGGCGACCTGAAGCCGGATCAGGTCAATCAGATCGCGACCACTCTTGGCGTCAGCGAGGAAGAGGTCGTATCCATGAACCGCCGCCTTGGTGGCGACGCGAGCCTCAACGCGCCTGTGCGCGCCGAGGCTGACGCGGGCGAATGGCAGGACTGGCTGGTTGACGATTCCGAAAGTCAGGAGACCATGCTGGCCAATCAGGAGGAGCTGGATGTACGGCGCAAACTCCTGACCGACGCCATGGATGTGCTGAACGACCGCGAGCGCCGTATCTTCGAGGCGCGCCGCTTGACCGAGGATCCGATGACCCTGGAAGATCTTTCCGGTGAATTTGGTGTCAGCCGCGAACGGGTTCGCCAGATCGAGGTCCGCGCTTTTGAAAAGGTTCAAAAGGCCGTGCGCAGCAGCGCGCGTGAATTTGAGCGCCCAAGCGCCTGA
- a CDS encoding RluA family pseudouridine synthase, whose product MDADFTYQVDAEDTSKRLDAVLAAQLDTLSRNRVQALIRAGEVTVDGAKILEPKFRVNEGQLLALTIPEAEDPEPLGEDIPLSIIFEDDHLIVVDKPAGLVVHPGAGNWTGTLVNALIHHCGDSLSGVGGVKRPGIVHRIDKETSGLLVVAKTDLAHQGLSAQFADHGKTGPLERAYSALVWGAPSSLKGTIDANLARSNVNRQKIAVVKTSGRHAITHWQVKERFGSEDQPALASLMECRLETGRTHQIRVHMSHIHHPLIGDQDYGAGYKTKVNRLEEPLKSTIAGFSRQALHAGLLAFAHPVSGETLRFESPYPTDFEELLQALRKF is encoded by the coding sequence ATGGACGCGGACTTCACCTATCAGGTTGATGCAGAAGACACCAGCAAGCGCCTGGATGCCGTACTGGCGGCACAGTTGGATACTTTGAGCCGCAATCGCGTGCAAGCGCTGATCCGTGCCGGTGAGGTCACCGTGGACGGCGCCAAGATACTGGAGCCCAAATTCCGGGTCAACGAAGGCCAGCTTCTGGCACTGACCATTCCGGAAGCGGAAGATCCCGAACCGCTGGGAGAAGACATTCCCCTCAGCATCATCTTTGAGGATGACCACCTGATCGTTGTCGACAAGCCGGCAGGGCTTGTGGTTCACCCCGGCGCCGGCAACTGGACCGGGACACTTGTGAACGCATTGATCCATCATTGCGGCGACAGCCTCTCTGGCGTCGGCGGTGTAAAGCGGCCTGGCATCGTCCACCGCATCGACAAAGAAACCAGTGGCCTGCTGGTCGTCGCCAAAACGGACCTGGCACATCAGGGCCTTTCCGCACAATTCGCCGATCATGGCAAGACCGGGCCGCTCGAGCGCGCCTATTCGGCGCTGGTCTGGGGCGCGCCCTCAAGTCTCAAGGGCACCATCGACGCGAACCTCGCGCGCTCAAATGTCAATCGGCAGAAAATTGCCGTCGTCAAAACCAGTGGCCGGCACGCCATCACTCATTGGCAGGTGAAGGAACGGTTTGGCTCAGAAGATCAACCCGCGCTCGCCTCTCTGATGGAGTGCCGCCTGGAGACGGGTCGCACCCACCAGATCCGGGTCCACATGAGCCATATCCATCATCCCTTGATCGGTGATCAGGATTATGGCGCGGGCTACAAGACCAAGGTCAATCGTCTCGAAGAGCCGTTGAAGAGCACGATCGCGGGTTTTTCCCGGCAAGCACTGCATGCCGGACTATTGGCATTTGCCCATCCCGTGAGCGGAGAAACGCTCCGATTTGAGAGCCCGTATCCTACTGATTTCGAAGAGCTTTTACAAGCATTACGAAAATTTTAG
- a CDS encoding HAD-IC family P-type ATPase: protein MEGPLLAMSRKISPKKEAPRDRVALLPFDASYRYMATLTRTGARSSDASEQSLITIKGAPERILAMCTQELGSDGTPEPLNERQWHQRAETLASAGQRVLALAEKHASPNQTSLSSADLEQGLVLIGLVGLMDPPRPEAIEAVADCRSAGIQVKMVTGDHAGTAAAIGRQIGLEKPGNILTGADVDVMTDAELRACAMETDVFARTSPEHKLRLVAALQALGMTVAMTGDGVNDAPALKRADAGIAMGLKGSEAAREAADLVLADDNFRSIADAVREGRTVYDNIVKVIGWTLPTSTGEAMIVAAAILFGLTLPITAAQILWINLITASTLGMALAFEPSELGTMSRPPRKRSQPLLTGELVWHIALVSALFMAAVFGMFVYIQDQGHSVEYARTITVNTLVFLEIFQLLFVRTMHVSRFSLSAWVGTRPVWIAIAMVVLGQLAMTYLPALQLVFETRPLEAKDMALIIALGVVLYVILEIEKRMRMALTGAPAEDKA from the coding sequence ATGGAGGGCCCTTTGCTGGCCATGTCTCGAAAGATTTCTCCAAAGAAGGAAGCTCCCAGGGATCGTGTCGCCCTGCTGCCTTTCGACGCCAGCTACCGCTACATGGCGACATTGACCCGAACCGGAGCCCGATCCAGCGATGCTTCTGAACAGTCCCTCATCACGATCAAGGGCGCTCCTGAGCGCATTCTTGCCATGTGCACCCAAGAACTTGGGTCGGATGGGACGCCTGAGCCGTTGAACGAACGGCAATGGCACCAACGTGCGGAAACGCTCGCGAGCGCCGGACAGCGGGTTCTTGCCCTGGCTGAAAAACATGCCTCACCAAATCAGACCAGCCTTTCCTCCGCAGATCTGGAGCAGGGTCTTGTTCTGATTGGACTTGTCGGCCTGATGGATCCGCCGCGCCCGGAGGCCATCGAAGCGGTCGCCGACTGCCGCTCCGCAGGCATTCAGGTCAAGATGGTCACCGGCGATCACGCTGGAACAGCTGCTGCAATTGGCCGCCAGATTGGCCTCGAAAAGCCCGGCAACATCCTGACCGGCGCGGACGTTGACGTCATGACTGACGCCGAGTTGCGCGCTTGCGCAATGGAAACAGATGTTTTTGCCAGAACCAGTCCGGAGCACAAATTGAGGCTGGTCGCAGCGCTTCAGGCACTCGGCATGACCGTCGCCATGACCGGAGATGGCGTCAATGACGCCCCTGCCCTCAAGCGCGCCGACGCCGGCATCGCCATGGGTCTCAAAGGCAGCGAAGCCGCGCGCGAAGCGGCAGACCTCGTGCTCGCCGATGACAATTTCCGCTCCATCGCAGATGCGGTGCGCGAGGGCCGAACCGTCTACGACAACATCGTCAAGGTGATAGGCTGGACGCTGCCAACAAGCACAGGAGAAGCCATGATCGTGGCGGCCGCGATCCTGTTCGGCCTGACCCTGCCGATCACCGCGGCTCAAATTCTCTGGATCAACCTCATCACCGCATCGACCCTCGGCATGGCGCTGGCCTTCGAACCGAGCGAATTGGGGACAATGTCCCGTCCGCCCAGAAAACGCAGCCAGCCCCTGCTCACCGGAGAGCTTGTCTGGCACATCGCATTGGTGTCAGCGCTCTTCATGGCCGCGGTTTTCGGCATGTTTGTTTACATCCAGGATCAGGGGCACTCGGTCGAGTACGCCCGCACCATAACGGTCAATACGCTCGTCTTCCTGGAGATCTTCCAGCTGCTGTTTGTTCGGACCATGCATGTTAGCCGCTTTTCTCTCAGCGCCTGGGTGGGCACAAGACCGGTCTGGATTGCGATCGCGATGGTGGTGCTGGGGCAGCTGGCGATGACGTATCTTCCAGCTCTGCAGCTTGTTTTTGAGACCAGACCTCTTGAGGCAAAAGATATGGCCCTGATCATCGCACTGGGTGTCGTGCTCTACGTTATCCTGGAAATCGAAAAACGGATGAGAATGGCACTTACCGGCGCACCGGCTGAGGACAAAGCCTGA
- a CDS encoding HAD-IC family P-type ATPase codes for MSTNAPWHSLPVDDALKHFHSRQSGLTPEEAARVLQEYGPNTLPSAKPRSLLQRFLHQFNSVLIYVLLGCAGITLMLGHLTDSLVILAAVIANALIGIIQEGRAENAMASISKILSPQATVLRDARRLSTEGRNVVPGDIVVLEAGERVPADLRLLRANSLFIQEAILTGESVAVEKQTAPVPKDVAIAERSCMAYSGTMVTMGEGLGVVIATGTQSEIGRISGLLSDIEELQTPLLLKMGIFARWLTALILILGTLLFAYGHAVLHQDPQLLFMSIVGLSVAAIPEGLPAVLTITLAIGVQAMAKRNAIVRRLPSIETLGSVSVICTDKTGTLTFNEMSVTNICLTTGEFSVRGKAMSQVEGSCDQTMLHQLKPHLSTSIFPGSRAQPSSATTQCSIRTTGIGRLKVTRWRALCWPCLERFLQRRKLPGIVSPCCLSTPATATWRH; via the coding sequence ATGTCCACAAACGCTCCATGGCACTCTCTCCCTGTCGATGACGCCCTGAAGCACTTCCACAGTCGGCAATCTGGCTTGACGCCTGAAGAGGCAGCACGCGTCCTTCAAGAATACGGGCCAAACACCTTGCCATCGGCAAAGCCCCGCAGCCTGCTGCAGCGGTTTCTCCATCAGTTCAACAGCGTTCTGATCTACGTCCTTCTCGGCTGCGCCGGGATAACCCTGATGCTCGGCCACCTGACGGACAGTTTGGTCATCCTCGCAGCAGTCATCGCCAACGCTCTCATCGGCATTATCCAGGAGGGCCGGGCAGAGAATGCGATGGCCTCCATCAGCAAGATCCTCTCGCCTCAAGCAACCGTTTTGCGAGACGCGCGCCGGCTTTCAACAGAAGGCCGAAACGTTGTTCCCGGTGACATCGTCGTGCTTGAAGCGGGCGAGCGTGTCCCGGCAGACCTCCGCCTTCTGCGCGCCAACAGTCTGTTTATCCAGGAAGCTATCCTGACGGGCGAATCCGTTGCAGTCGAAAAACAGACCGCGCCCGTCCCAAAGGATGTGGCCATCGCAGAGCGAAGCTGCATGGCCTACAGCGGCACGATGGTCACCATGGGCGAAGGTCTTGGCGTGGTGATAGCCACGGGCACCCAGAGCGAAATCGGGCGGATCAGCGGCCTGCTCTCGGACATTGAAGAACTACAGACACCTCTGCTTCTCAAGATGGGCATATTCGCCCGTTGGCTCACGGCCCTGATCCTCATTCTCGGAACCCTGCTGTTTGCCTATGGCCATGCCGTCCTTCATCAGGATCCCCAGCTGCTGTTTATGTCCATTGTCGGGCTTTCCGTTGCCGCAATACCCGAGGGTCTTCCAGCGGTTCTGACGATAACCCTCGCCATCGGCGTCCAGGCCATGGCCAAACGCAATGCAATCGTCAGGCGGCTTCCCTCGATCGAAACACTTGGGAGCGTTTCCGTCATATGCACCGACAAGACCGGAACCCTGACCTTCAATGAAATGTCGGTCACCAACATTTGCCTGACCACAGGCGAATTCAGCGTTAGGGGGAAGGCTATGAGCCAAGTGGAAGGATCCTGCGATCAGACGATGCTTCACCAATTGAAGCCACATCTGTCGACCTCCATCTTTCCCGGCTCGCGCGCGCAGCCGAGCTCTGCAACGACGCAATGCTCCATCAGGACGACGGGCATTGGAAGGTTGAAGGTGACCCGATGGAGGGCCCTTTGCTGGCCATGTCTCGAAAGATTTCTCCAAAGAAGGAAGCTCCCAGGGATCGTGTCGCCCTGCTGCCTTTCGACGCCAGCTACCGCTACATGGCGACATTGA
- a CDS encoding DeoR/GlpR family DNA-binding transcription regulator: protein MLIARHNAILEIARQTGRVSVDDLAKRFDVSPQTIRKDLNELCELRLLARTHGGALLSSGIENVGYEARRIISSKEKADIASKVAAVIPDNASLFINIGTTTEAVAQALLQHRGLMAITNNINVASLMRGYSQIEVVVAGGVLRHADGGIVGEAAVDFMRQFKVDFAIVGASAIDPDGSLLDYDYREVRVTQTIMENARHVILVADSTKFERTAPVRVGHLSQVDTFVTDQCPSERIRQIAREEEVDLIETGEVDED, encoded by the coding sequence ATGCTGATTGCCAGACACAACGCCATTTTGGAGATCGCACGTCAGACCGGCCGGGTCAGTGTCGACGATCTGGCAAAACGCTTCGATGTCAGTCCCCAGACGATCCGCAAGGACCTGAACGAGCTGTGTGAACTTCGCCTGCTTGCAAGAACACACGGCGGCGCTCTGCTGTCTTCAGGCATCGAAAACGTGGGCTATGAGGCCAGGCGGATTATCTCCAGCAAGGAGAAGGCCGACATCGCCTCAAAGGTCGCGGCGGTGATTCCCGACAACGCGTCGCTCTTCATCAACATCGGCACGACGACTGAAGCAGTCGCACAGGCATTGCTCCAGCACCGGGGCCTGATGGCCATCACCAACAACATCAATGTCGCCAGCCTGATGCGCGGCTACTCGCAAATCGAGGTGGTCGTCGCCGGTGGTGTCTTGCGCCATGCTGATGGCGGCATCGTTGGTGAAGCTGCCGTCGACTTCATGCGTCAATTCAAGGTCGACTTCGCCATTGTTGGTGCGTCAGCCATCGATCCAGACGGCTCACTTCTGGACTACGACTATCGCGAAGTTCGGGTGACGCAGACGATCATGGAAAACGCCCGGCACGTAATCCTGGTAGCAGACAGCACCAAGTTTGAGCGCACAGCCCCGGTGCGCGTCGGGCACCTGTCTCAAGTCGACACCTTTGTCACAGATCAATGCCCATCCGAGCGGATCCGGCAGATTGCCAGGGAAGAAGAAGTCGACCTGATCGAAACTGGTGAAGTCGACGAGGACTGA
- a CDS encoding DUF1134 domain-containing protein — translation MDGRADEGSALPPQTYGEDEIVTAGHQFFGSVSGGLASVVERAFSQFGEPNGYILGEEGSGAFVAGARFGEGHLYTRNAGTHKIFWQGPSVGWDFGGDGARTMMLIYDLPSIEAIYNRFLGVNGSAYLVGGVGMTVLTNHDIVVVPVRAGVGARLGVNMGYLKFTEKPTWNPF, via the coding sequence ATGGACGGGCGAGCTGATGAAGGAAGCGCGCTGCCGCCGCAGACCTACGGGGAAGATGAAATCGTGACTGCAGGCCACCAGTTCTTTGGTTCGGTCTCAGGCGGGCTCGCTTCGGTCGTTGAACGAGCTTTCAGCCAATTTGGCGAACCCAATGGCTACATTCTGGGGGAAGAAGGCTCTGGCGCCTTTGTCGCTGGCGCGCGCTTTGGAGAAGGGCATCTCTATACCCGCAATGCCGGCACACATAAGATTTTCTGGCAAGGCCCTTCGGTGGGGTGGGATTTCGGCGGCGACGGCGCACGCACCATGATGCTGATCTATGATCTTCCATCGATCGAAGCGATCTACAACCGCTTCCTCGGCGTGAATGGTTCGGCCTATCTTGTAGGAGGCGTGGGCATGACCGTGCTCACGAACCATGACATCGTTGTTGTGCCGGTACGTGCAGGCGTCGGCGCTCGCCTTGGCGTGAACATGGGATATCTGAAGTTCACTGAAAAGCCGACCTGGAACCCCTTCTAA
- a CDS encoding YHS domain-containing (seleno)protein — translation MGESFARPQIFIPDPIAGYAIGGHDPVAYFVDRRPRQGSRKLEFKWGGAEWVFVNKGNMEAFKRSPDTYAPLFAGCGAYALSEGFATAGNPFIFAVVDGKLVFFHSVVNRFLFVVNAKQLMADAEVHAQKTGCKPAL, via the coding sequence TTGGGCGAAAGTTTTGCGCGTCCCCAGATTTTTATACCTGATCCCATTGCCGGCTATGCGATCGGCGGCCACGACCCGGTGGCCTATTTCGTGGATCGTCGGCCGCGTCAAGGAAGCCGCAAGCTGGAATTCAAATGGGGCGGTGCCGAGTGGGTTTTCGTCAACAAGGGCAATATGGAGGCTTTTAAAAGGTCTCCAGATACTTACGCGCCCTTGTTCGCAGGCTGTGGCGCTTATGCCCTTTCGGAAGGTTTCGCAACCGCTGGCAATCCCTTCATATTCGCGGTGGTCGATGGAAAACTTGTTTTCTTCCACTCGGTCGTCAATCGCTTTTTGTTTGTCGTCAATGCCAAGCAGTTAATGGCCGATGCCGAGGTCCATGCGCAGAAAACCGGGTGCAAACCTGCTTTGTAA
- the chpT gene encoding histidine phosphotransferase ChpT, which translates to MSELKELSSLDLAALVASRVCHDIISPVGAITNGLEVLDEEGSEDMREFAMDLIRKSARQASAKLQFARLAFGAAGSAGAEIDLGDAQVVATGFMENEKSDLDWQVARHLMPKNLVKLLLNLILIANQCVPRGGEISVLMEGEPSSPSFILTAKGLNPRIPLGMQETLSGEEPERVDAHSVQPIYTVLLARECGMSLSMSKEEDTVRITAQKAA; encoded by the coding sequence ATGTCCGAACTCAAAGAACTTTCCTCGCTTGATCTTGCCGCTCTGGTGGCAAGTCGTGTGTGCCACGACATCATCAGCCCGGTCGGGGCGATCACCAACGGCCTCGAAGTCCTGGACGAGGAAGGTTCGGAGGACATGCGCGAGTTCGCCATGGACCTTATTCGCAAGAGTGCACGCCAAGCTTCCGCAAAGTTACAATTCGCTCGTCTTGCATTTGGTGCGGCGGGTTCTGCGGGCGCCGAGATTGATCTGGGCGATGCGCAGGTGGTTGCAACGGGCTTCATGGAAAATGAGAAGTCCGATCTGGATTGGCAAGTCGCGCGGCACTTGATGCCTAAGAACCTGGTCAAACTGCTGCTCAATCTCATTCTCATCGCGAACCAGTGTGTTCCGCGCGGTGGTGAGATTTCTGTCCTTATGGAGGGCGAGCCGAGCAGCCCGAGCTTTATTCTAACCGCGAAAGGGTTGAACCCGCGTATCCCTCTGGGCATGCAGGAAACTCTTTCCGGTGAAGAGCCTGAGCGTGTTGACGCCCATTCGGTTCAGCCGATTTATACGGTTCTTCTTGCGCGCGAATGTGGAATGTCTCTGTCCATGTCAAAGGAAGAAGACACAGTACGCATCACCGCCCAAAAGGCTGCATAA
- a CDS encoding hybrid sensor histidine kinase/response regulator, producing the protein MDDLLREFITETNESLDVVDVELVKFEQEPNNATILDNIFRLVHTIKGTCGFLGLPRLEGIAHAAETLMGKFREGVPVTPEAVSLILSSIDRIKDILGDLEAAEGEEPAGDDSDLISELERMSTSAEAAVSGGDAAEPAEEAKDDTFELPEQSLDRPLRPGEVSLDDLERAFQETEIEVEVAEGEAEVPAVAEEAAAPVEDAAPAKVEAPAKPAAKKPEKAKDEPTEKKAGGSSVSNQSIRVAVDTLEHLMTMVSELVLTRNQLLEIVRRHEDSEFKVPLQRLSNVTAELQEGVMATRMQPIGNAWQKLPRIVRDLSQELEKPIELEMIGADTELDRQVLEMIKDPLTHMVRNSADHGLEMPADRREAGKQEKGTITLAAYHEGGHIIIEVRDDGKGLDVEKIKDKVLERGIATEAEIDKMSDAQIHKFIFAAGFSTAAAVTSVSGRGVGMDVVRNNIELIGGTVDLRSTPGKGSSFIIKIPLTLAIVSTLIIEAAGDRFAIPQLSVVELVRVQHNSEHRIERIKDTPVLRLRNKLLPLVHMSQLLGIYEGEDIEKAIDDDNGFIVVMQVGSQTFGVVVDGVFHTEEIVVKPMSTMLRNLNMFSGNTILGDGSVIMIIDPNGVASAMASHASSAVAEQSEEEAEDLTRKAHTSRSSISLLLFRAGAPEPKAVPLSLVTRLEEFEVSKIERSNGRDLVQYRGALMPLVYINDGDQHKLEGTQPMLVFSDSGRSMGLVVDEIVDIVEDNMNIEVGSERPGVLGSAVIKDRATEIIDLGYYLPQAFEDWFMRKEMDIQALTKKVLFVDDSSFFRNMLTPVLKAAGYDVTTCDSPRQALDLLEDGRKFHAVVSDIEMPEINGFEFCEAIRRDPRFRNMPVLALSAMVTPASIERGRQAGFDDYVAKFDRPGLIAALKDVFSGEMGVAA; encoded by the coding sequence ATGGACGACCTCCTCAGGGAATTTATAACTGAGACCAATGAGAGTCTCGATGTTGTTGACGTAGAGCTCGTTAAGTTCGAGCAGGAACCCAACAACGCGACGATCCTTGATAATATTTTCCGTCTCGTACACACGATCAAAGGTACGTGCGGCTTTCTGGGCCTGCCCCGACTCGAGGGGATCGCGCATGCCGCTGAGACTCTCATGGGCAAGTTCCGTGAGGGTGTGCCGGTCACTCCCGAGGCCGTGTCGCTGATCTTGAGTTCGATCGATCGCATCAAGGACATCCTTGGTGATCTGGAAGCAGCTGAGGGCGAAGAACCTGCAGGCGACGACAGCGATCTGATCTCTGAACTCGAGCGCATGTCGACGAGCGCAGAAGCTGCTGTCAGTGGTGGTGACGCTGCTGAGCCGGCTGAAGAAGCGAAAGACGACACGTTTGAGCTTCCGGAACAGTCTTTGGACCGGCCGTTGCGCCCAGGTGAAGTATCCCTGGATGATCTCGAGCGAGCTTTCCAAGAAACCGAGATTGAGGTCGAGGTTGCTGAGGGAGAAGCCGAGGTTCCTGCCGTTGCTGAAGAAGCAGCTGCGCCGGTGGAAGATGCTGCACCTGCCAAGGTCGAGGCGCCTGCCAAACCTGCTGCCAAAAAACCTGAAAAGGCAAAGGACGAACCTACGGAAAAGAAAGCCGGCGGTTCGTCTGTTTCCAATCAGTCGATCCGCGTTGCGGTCGATACGCTCGAACACCTCATGACAATGGTTTCCGAACTGGTGCTGACACGCAACCAGCTTCTGGAAATCGTTCGCCGTCACGAAGACAGCGAGTTCAAGGTTCCTCTGCAGCGCCTGTCCAACGTGACGGCTGAGTTGCAAGAAGGCGTGATGGCGACCCGGATGCAGCCAATCGGCAACGCCTGGCAGAAGCTTCCACGTATCGTTCGCGATCTCAGTCAGGAACTTGAGAAGCCGATCGAACTTGAAATGATTGGCGCCGACACAGAGCTGGATCGCCAGGTCCTTGAGATGATCAAGGATCCGCTGACCCATATGGTTCGCAACTCCGCCGATCATGGTCTCGAAATGCCGGCCGACCGCCGCGAAGCAGGCAAGCAGGAAAAGGGTACCATTACCCTTGCCGCTTACCATGAAGGCGGTCACATCATCATCGAAGTACGCGATGATGGTAAGGGATTGGATGTCGAGAAGATCAAGGACAAGGTCCTTGAGCGCGGCATCGCGACCGAGGCCGAAATCGACAAGATGTCGGATGCGCAGATCCACAAGTTCATTTTTGCTGCTGGCTTCTCTACTGCTGCAGCGGTGACCAGTGTATCTGGACGTGGCGTCGGCATGGATGTTGTGCGCAACAACATCGAGCTGATCGGTGGTACTGTTGATCTGCGCTCCACTCCGGGCAAGGGCAGCAGCTTCATCATCAAGATTCCGCTGACGCTGGCGATTGTCTCGACGCTCATCATCGAGGCCGCTGGCGACCGCTTCGCAATTCCTCAGCTTTCGGTTGTTGAGCTGGTGCGCGTTCAGCACAATTCCGAGCATCGTATCGAGCGGATCAAGGACACACCGGTCCTCCGTCTTCGAAACAAGCTCCTGCCGCTGGTTCACATGTCGCAGCTTCTGGGTATCTATGAAGGTGAGGACATCGAGAAGGCGATCGACGACGACAACGGTTTCATAGTTGTCATGCAGGTCGGCAGCCAGACTTTCGGTGTTGTTGTTGACGGCGTCTTCCACACGGAAGAAATCGTGGTCAAGCCGATGTCCACCATGCTGCGGAACCTCAACATGTTCTCCGGCAACACCATCTTGGGTGATGGCTCGGTCATTATGATCATCGATCCAAACGGTGTTGCGAGCGCCATGGCCAGCCATGCGTCCAGTGCGGTTGCCGAACAGAGCGAAGAAGAGGCCGAAGATCTGACTCGCAAGGCACATACAAGCCGGTCGTCTATTTCGCTGCTCTTGTTCCGTGCCGGTGCTCCAGAACCGAAAGCGGTGCCGCTCTCCTTGGTTACACGCCTGGAAGAGTTCGAGGTTTCGAAAATCGAGCGCTCAAATGGCCGCGATCTGGTTCAGTACCGTGGTGCGCTCATGCCGTTGGTCTACATCAACGACGGAGATCAGCATAAGCTCGAGGGAACCCAGCCGATGCTGGTCTTCTCGGACAGCGGTCGCTCCATGGGCCTCGTTGTCGATGAGATCGTCGACATTGTCGAAGATAACATGAACATTGAAGTCGGGTCCGAACGTCCAGGCGTTCTTGGTTCCGCGGTCATCAAGGACCGTGCAACAGAGATTATCGATCTCGGTTACTACCTCCCGCAGGCCTTCGAAGACTGGTTCATGCGCAAGGAAATGGACATTCAGGCCCTTACCAAGAAGGTTCTGTTTGTCGATGACAGCTCGTTCTTCCGCAACATGCTGACGCCGGTTCTGAAGGCTGCTGGTTACGATGTGACCACTTGTGACAGCCCGCGTCAGGCACTTGATCTGCTGGAGGATGGTCGCAAGTTCCATGCTGTTGTCAGTGACATCGAAATGCCGGAAATCAACGGCTTTGAATTCTGCGAAGCCATTCGCCGGGATCCTCGTTTCCGGAATATGCCGGTCCTGGCCCTCTCGGCCATGGTCACGCCGGCGTCGATTGAACGGGGACGCCAGGCCGGCTTTGACGACTATGTCGCCAAGTTTGACCGCCCCGGGCTTATTGCGGCGCTCAAGGATGTCTTCTCAGGTGAAATGGGAGTTGCAGCATGA
- a CDS encoding chemotaxis protein CheW: MTMIENNVSAGGDTIQYVTVVIGGQLFGLPISQVHDVFVPESVTRVPLSAPEVAGVLNLRGRIVTAIDMRRRLHLPPQEEGQMMAVGIEYKHESYGLVIDSVGEVLNLPGSSAESNPSNLDKRWAEISGGVHRLDGKLMVILDVARLLGTMFPEPMAAAAA, encoded by the coding sequence ATGACCATGATCGAAAACAATGTTTCGGCTGGTGGTGACACAATTCAGTACGTCACCGTGGTGATCGGAGGCCAACTCTTCGGCCTCCCGATTTCCCAGGTTCACGATGTGTTTGTGCCTGAAAGCGTGACGCGCGTTCCTTTGTCTGCGCCCGAAGTGGCGGGGGTTCTAAACCTCCGCGGTCGGATTGTAACGGCGATCGACATGCGCCGCCGCCTACATCTTCCGCCTCAGGAAGAGGGTCAGATGATGGCTGTCGGTATCGAGTACAAGCATGAAAGCTATGGCCTCGTCATCGACTCTGTTGGAGAAGTGCTCAACCTTCCGGGCAGCTCCGCCGAATCCAATCCGTCCAACCTGGACAAGCGTTGGGCCGAGATCTCAGGCGGCGTGCATCGTCTCGATGGCAAGCTGATGGTCATTCTGGATGTGGCCCGCCTGCTTGGCACGATGTTCCCAGAGCCAATGGCCGCGGCAGCAGCGTGA
- a CDS encoding response regulator has product MKQCLVVDDSSVIRKVARRILEDMNFDITEAEDGQQALDECRKTMPDAILLDWNMPVMDGLEFLTSLRGEDGGEKPIVVFCTTENDVAHIARAIRAGANEYIMKPFDREIVEAKFQEVGLI; this is encoded by the coding sequence ATGAAACAATGTCTTGTCGTCGATGATTCAAGTGTCATCCGGAAAGTGGCTCGCCGCATCCTGGAAGACATGAACTTCGATATTACCGAAGCCGAAGATGGCCAGCAGGCCCTGGACGAATGCCGAAAGACCATGCCGGACGCAATCCTTCTGGATTGGAACATGCCGGTCATGGATGGTCTGGAGTTCCTGACCAGTCTTCGTGGCGAAGATGGCGGTGAAAAGCCGATTGTCGTGTTCTGCACGACAGAAAACGACGTGGCTCATATCGCCCGTGCGATCCGGGCCGGCGCCAATGAGTACATCATGAAGCCCTTCGACCGCGAAATCGTCGAAGCAAAGTTTCAGGAAGTCGGCCTCATCTAA